A window of the Lagopus muta isolate bLagMut1 chromosome 1, bLagMut1 primary, whole genome shotgun sequence genome harbors these coding sequences:
- the LAG3 gene encoding lymphocyte activation gene 3 protein isoform X2 — MRPVPPLLLLALLAVDAGNILPGAAGVENRGQKVWAREGSSTLLPCYLSPRKRGKSRKQLSDRTSVLWKRHGASAPQELHVVLEVEYTGLRKTALPMRPRVSVLDSALRNGNFSLRINPVRSDDAGLYEAQVTYNTEVRSCQVELGVVTVTLNPPRPVVENEPLLLSCNSSHRASLVETCWFHNGRPVLNSGTFCSLHGALYILRPTMSDSGSWHCQLRYADNEIVSATHSLQILGFDGPTNPVVYAAAGSAVDLPCTLNYLPSAFGIHVVKAHWSHFAGGHLQNWSILQNQSNRSFPLHLPMVGPVDAGRYCCAVAVGNKMLSRDVTLAVITVTPGIQGPVSEGSHLLLTCSLTHPQGHEHFQWKHLSSASAGKKLTVATSHNLKDSRVQTGPTLEIPQVSQKDVGIWECSVYGPEGRLGSVEYGLQITGAQVSSPPTIFSGQVTFGLMLTLFFLLMVCVLALGLQKRVRLPASFPALERIDAVTVPKEVEENQKQTIQQTEC; from the exons ATGAGGCCAGTGCCCCCGCTGCTACTCCTCGCTCTGCTGGCTGTCGACG CAGGCAACATCCTACCAGGAGCAGCAGGGGTGGAAAACAGAGGGCAGAAGGTGTGGGCCAGAGAGGGGAGTTCGACTCTGCTGCCCTGCTACCTGAGCCCCAGGAAGCGCGGGAAGAGTAGGAAACAGCTGTCTGACAGGACATCCGTGCTCTGGAAGCGGCACGGGGCAAG TGCCCCCCAGGAGCTGCACGTGGTGCTGGAGGTGGAGTACACAGGCCTGCGGAAGACGGCTCTGCCCATGAGGCCACGGGTGTCAGTCTTGGACTCTGCCTTACGCAATGGCAATTTCTCCCTGCGTATCAACCCAGTCAGGAGTGACGATGCGGGTCTGTATGAGGCACAGGTGACCTACAACACGGAGGTCCGGAGCTGCCAGGTGGAGCTGGGGGTAGTTACAG TAACCCTCAATCCACCCAGACCTGTGGTAGAAAATGAGCCgcttctgctgagctgcaatTCTAGCCACCGGGCCAGTCTGGTGGAGACATGCTGGTTTCACAATGGGCGCCCAGTCCTCAACTCTGGGACCTTCTGCTCCTTGCATGGGGCTCTCTACATCCTCCGGCCCACCATGAGTGACTCAGGATCCTGGCACTGCCAGCTCAGATACGCCGATAATGAAATCGTTTCTGCCACACACAGTCTGCAAATTCTAG GTTTCGATGGCCCAACCAACCCTGTGGTCTATGCCGCAGCTGGCTCTGCAGTTGACCTGCCATGCACCCTGAACTACCTGCCCAGTGCCTTTGGGATCCATGTGGTGAAAGCCCATTGGAGCCACTTTGCAGGAGGACACTTGCAGAACTGGAGCATCTTGCAGAACCAGAGCAACAGAAGCTTCCCCCTTCATCTCCCCATGGTGGGGCCGGTTGATGCAGGGCGGTATTGCTGCGCTGTTGCTGTTGGCAACAAGATGCTCAGCAGGGACGTGACCTTGGCAGTGATAACAG TCACCCCAGGCATCCAAGGACCAGTTTCCGAGGGATCTCATTTGCTGCTCACCTGCAGCCTTACACATCCCCAGGGACATGAACATTTCCAGTGGAAGCACCTCAGTTCTGCCTCTGCTGGCAAAAAGTTGACTGTGGCCACCTCCCACAACCTGAAGGACAGCCGAGTGCAGACTGGCCCTACCTTGGAAATACCCCAAGTGTCACAAAAGGATGTGGGCATCTGGGAATGCAGTGTATATGGCCCAGAAGGCAGACTAGGATCAGTGGAGTATGGACTGCAGATCACAG GTGCCCAGGTTTCCAGCCCTCCCACCATCTTCAGTGGCCAGGTTACTTTTGGGCTCATGCTTACCCTCTTCTTCCTGCTTATGGTCTGTGTTCTGGCTCTGGGACTGCAAAAAAGG gTGCGTCTGCCTGCTTCCTTCCCAGCACTGGAACGGATAGATGCAGTCACTGTGCCAAAGGAGGTGGAAGAGAACCAGAAACAGACAATCCAGCAGACTGAGTGCTGA
- the LAG3 gene encoding lymphocyte activation gene 3 protein isoform X3, giving the protein MRPVPPLLLLALLAVDGNILPGAAGVENRGQKVWAREGSSTLLPCYLSPRKRGKSRKQLSDRTSVLWKRHGASAPQELHVVLEVEYTGLRKTALPMRPRVSVLDSALRNGNFSLRINPVRSDDAGLYEAQVTYNTEVRSCQVELGVVTVTLNPPRPVVENEPLLLSCNSSHRASLVETCWFHNGRPVLNSGTFCSLHGALYILRPTMSDSGSWHCQLRYADNEIVSATHSLQILGFDGPTNPVVYAAAGSAVDLPCTLNYLPSAFGIHVVKAHWSHFAGGHLQNWSILQNQSNRSFPLHLPMVGPVDAGRYCCAVAVGNKMLSRDVTLAVITVTPGIQGPVSEGSHLLLTCSLTHPQGHEHFQWKHLSSASAGKKLTVATSHNLKDSRVQTGPTLEIPQVSQKDVGIWECSVYGPEGRLGSVEYGLQITGAQVSSPPTIFSGQVTFGLMLTLFFLLMVCVLALGLQKRVRLPASFPALERIDAVTVPKEVEENQKQTIQQTEC; this is encoded by the exons ATGAGGCCAGTGCCCCCGCTGCTACTCCTCGCTCTGCTGGCTGTCGACG GCAACATCCTACCAGGAGCAGCAGGGGTGGAAAACAGAGGGCAGAAGGTGTGGGCCAGAGAGGGGAGTTCGACTCTGCTGCCCTGCTACCTGAGCCCCAGGAAGCGCGGGAAGAGTAGGAAACAGCTGTCTGACAGGACATCCGTGCTCTGGAAGCGGCACGGGGCAAG TGCCCCCCAGGAGCTGCACGTGGTGCTGGAGGTGGAGTACACAGGCCTGCGGAAGACGGCTCTGCCCATGAGGCCACGGGTGTCAGTCTTGGACTCTGCCTTACGCAATGGCAATTTCTCCCTGCGTATCAACCCAGTCAGGAGTGACGATGCGGGTCTGTATGAGGCACAGGTGACCTACAACACGGAGGTCCGGAGCTGCCAGGTGGAGCTGGGGGTAGTTACAG TAACCCTCAATCCACCCAGACCTGTGGTAGAAAATGAGCCgcttctgctgagctgcaatTCTAGCCACCGGGCCAGTCTGGTGGAGACATGCTGGTTTCACAATGGGCGCCCAGTCCTCAACTCTGGGACCTTCTGCTCCTTGCATGGGGCTCTCTACATCCTCCGGCCCACCATGAGTGACTCAGGATCCTGGCACTGCCAGCTCAGATACGCCGATAATGAAATCGTTTCTGCCACACACAGTCTGCAAATTCTAG GTTTCGATGGCCCAACCAACCCTGTGGTCTATGCCGCAGCTGGCTCTGCAGTTGACCTGCCATGCACCCTGAACTACCTGCCCAGTGCCTTTGGGATCCATGTGGTGAAAGCCCATTGGAGCCACTTTGCAGGAGGACACTTGCAGAACTGGAGCATCTTGCAGAACCAGAGCAACAGAAGCTTCCCCCTTCATCTCCCCATGGTGGGGCCGGTTGATGCAGGGCGGTATTGCTGCGCTGTTGCTGTTGGCAACAAGATGCTCAGCAGGGACGTGACCTTGGCAGTGATAACAG TCACCCCAGGCATCCAAGGACCAGTTTCCGAGGGATCTCATTTGCTGCTCACCTGCAGCCTTACACATCCCCAGGGACATGAACATTTCCAGTGGAAGCACCTCAGTTCTGCCTCTGCTGGCAAAAAGTTGACTGTGGCCACCTCCCACAACCTGAAGGACAGCCGAGTGCAGACTGGCCCTACCTTGGAAATACCCCAAGTGTCACAAAAGGATGTGGGCATCTGGGAATGCAGTGTATATGGCCCAGAAGGCAGACTAGGATCAGTGGAGTATGGACTGCAGATCACAG GTGCCCAGGTTTCCAGCCCTCCCACCATCTTCAGTGGCCAGGTTACTTTTGGGCTCATGCTTACCCTCTTCTTCCTGCTTATGGTCTGTGTTCTGGCTCTGGGACTGCAAAAAAGG gTGCGTCTGCCTGCTTCCTTCCCAGCACTGGAACGGATAGATGCAGTCACTGTGCCAAAGGAGGTGGAAGAGAACCAGAAACAGACAATCCAGCAGACTGAGTGCTGA
- the LAG3 gene encoding lymphocyte activation gene 3 protein isoform X1 has protein sequence MRPVPPLLLLALLAVDALHLVTAGNILPGAAGVENRGQKVWAREGSSTLLPCYLSPRKRGKSRKQLSDRTSVLWKRHGASAPQELHVVLEVEYTGLRKTALPMRPRVSVLDSALRNGNFSLRINPVRSDDAGLYEAQVTYNTEVRSCQVELGVVTVTLNPPRPVVENEPLLLSCNSSHRASLVETCWFHNGRPVLNSGTFCSLHGALYILRPTMSDSGSWHCQLRYADNEIVSATHSLQILGFDGPTNPVVYAAAGSAVDLPCTLNYLPSAFGIHVVKAHWSHFAGGHLQNWSILQNQSNRSFPLHLPMVGPVDAGRYCCAVAVGNKMLSRDVTLAVITVTPGIQGPVSEGSHLLLTCSLTHPQGHEHFQWKHLSSASAGKKLTVATSHNLKDSRVQTGPTLEIPQVSQKDVGIWECSVYGPEGRLGSVEYGLQITGAQVSSPPTIFSGQVTFGLMLTLFFLLMVCVLALGLQKRVRLPASFPALERIDAVTVPKEVEENQKQTIQQTEC, from the exons ATGAGGCCAGTGCCCCCGCTGCTACTCCTCGCTCTGCTGGCTGTCGACG CCCTCCATCTCGTTACAGCAGGCAACATCCTACCAGGAGCAGCAGGGGTGGAAAACAGAGGGCAGAAGGTGTGGGCCAGAGAGGGGAGTTCGACTCTGCTGCCCTGCTACCTGAGCCCCAGGAAGCGCGGGAAGAGTAGGAAACAGCTGTCTGACAGGACATCCGTGCTCTGGAAGCGGCACGGGGCAAG TGCCCCCCAGGAGCTGCACGTGGTGCTGGAGGTGGAGTACACAGGCCTGCGGAAGACGGCTCTGCCCATGAGGCCACGGGTGTCAGTCTTGGACTCTGCCTTACGCAATGGCAATTTCTCCCTGCGTATCAACCCAGTCAGGAGTGACGATGCGGGTCTGTATGAGGCACAGGTGACCTACAACACGGAGGTCCGGAGCTGCCAGGTGGAGCTGGGGGTAGTTACAG TAACCCTCAATCCACCCAGACCTGTGGTAGAAAATGAGCCgcttctgctgagctgcaatTCTAGCCACCGGGCCAGTCTGGTGGAGACATGCTGGTTTCACAATGGGCGCCCAGTCCTCAACTCTGGGACCTTCTGCTCCTTGCATGGGGCTCTCTACATCCTCCGGCCCACCATGAGTGACTCAGGATCCTGGCACTGCCAGCTCAGATACGCCGATAATGAAATCGTTTCTGCCACACACAGTCTGCAAATTCTAG GTTTCGATGGCCCAACCAACCCTGTGGTCTATGCCGCAGCTGGCTCTGCAGTTGACCTGCCATGCACCCTGAACTACCTGCCCAGTGCCTTTGGGATCCATGTGGTGAAAGCCCATTGGAGCCACTTTGCAGGAGGACACTTGCAGAACTGGAGCATCTTGCAGAACCAGAGCAACAGAAGCTTCCCCCTTCATCTCCCCATGGTGGGGCCGGTTGATGCAGGGCGGTATTGCTGCGCTGTTGCTGTTGGCAACAAGATGCTCAGCAGGGACGTGACCTTGGCAGTGATAACAG TCACCCCAGGCATCCAAGGACCAGTTTCCGAGGGATCTCATTTGCTGCTCACCTGCAGCCTTACACATCCCCAGGGACATGAACATTTCCAGTGGAAGCACCTCAGTTCTGCCTCTGCTGGCAAAAAGTTGACTGTGGCCACCTCCCACAACCTGAAGGACAGCCGAGTGCAGACTGGCCCTACCTTGGAAATACCCCAAGTGTCACAAAAGGATGTGGGCATCTGGGAATGCAGTGTATATGGCCCAGAAGGCAGACTAGGATCAGTGGAGTATGGACTGCAGATCACAG GTGCCCAGGTTTCCAGCCCTCCCACCATCTTCAGTGGCCAGGTTACTTTTGGGCTCATGCTTACCCTCTTCTTCCTGCTTATGGTCTGTGTTCTGGCTCTGGGACTGCAAAAAAGG gTGCGTCTGCCTGCTTCCTTCCCAGCACTGGAACGGATAGATGCAGTCACTGTGCCAAAGGAGGTGGAAGAGAACCAGAAACAGACAATCCAGCAGACTGAGTGCTGA